In Citrus sinensis cultivar Valencia sweet orange chromosome 2, DVS_A1.0, whole genome shotgun sequence, a single genomic region encodes these proteins:
- the LOC102623309 gene encoding probable sodium/metabolite cotransporter BASS3, chloroplastic isoform X2, with amino-acid sequence MAYLLNVTPPKLCIQKRNTALHSFRCSSILKPQKSVKANGGLCTLACSTSPFVGRVGLQRREGNVSLLSFGINAGSVAVVARNDSSQVLSAMLPFVVALTAVAALAQPSTFTWVSKELYAPALGGIMLSIGIRLSIEDFALAFKRPLPLSVGFVAQYIIKPILGVLIAKAFGIPQIFYAGFVLTACVSGAQLSSYASFLSKGDVAVSILLSSSTTIASVLITPLLTGLLIGSVIPVDAVAMSKSILQVVLVPVALGLGLNTYAKPVVSFLRPVMPFVAMICTSLCIGSPLAINRSQILSIEGLQLVLPVLTFHAVAFAVGYWVSKIPSWRYFELVPWKKSILSAPIIGEATLS; translated from the exons ATGGcctatttattaaatgtcaCACCACCAAAACTGTGCATACAGAAAAGGAACACCGCTTTACATTCATTTCGTTGCAGTTCAATTTTGAAGCCTCAAAAGAGCGTAAAAGCAAATGGCGGGTTGTGTACGCTGGCATGCTCAACGTCGCCGTTTGTGGGAAGAGTCGGGTTGCAAAGAAGAGAAGGCAATGTTTCGTTGCTTTCGTTTGGGATAAACGCCGGTTCTGTCGCTGTCGTGGCGAGGAATGATTCGTCTCAGGTTTTGTCCGCAATGCTTCCTTTTGTTGTTGCTCTCACCGCTGTCGCGGCTCTTGCTCAACCTTCAACTTTTACTTG GGTATCAAAGGAATTGTATGCCCCAGCTTTAGGTGGCATCATGTTGTCTATTGGAATTAGGCTTTCTATTGAAGATTTTGCTCTCGCATTTAAAAg GCCTTTACCACTGTCTGTGGGGTTTGTCGCTCAGTATATAATTAAACCAATCCTCGGGGTGCTAATTGCAAAGGCATTTGGGATCCCTCAGATATTTTATGCAGGTTTTGTCCTCACAGCTTGTGTTTCAGGGGCTCAGCTCTCTAGTTATGCCAGCTTTTTGAGTAAAGGAGATGTGGCTGTAAGCATTCTCCTCAGCAGTTCTACAACCATTGCTTCTGTCCTCATCACACCTCTTTTAACTGGCCTTCTTATTGGGTCTGTTATTCCAGTTGATGCTGTTGCCATGTCCAAGTCAATATTGCAG GTTGTTTTAGTTCCAGTTGCTCTTGGCCTTGGACTCAATACTTATGCAAAGCCAGTTGTGTCTTTTCTTCGACCTGTGATGCCATTTGTTGCTATGATATGTACCTCATTGTGTATTGGTAGCCCTCTTGCAATCAACCGGAGTCAGATTCTATCCATTGAGGGTCTTCAATTGGTTCTTCCAGTATTGACATTTCATGCAGTAGCGTTTGCTGTGGGATATTGGGTCTCCAAAATTCCATCTTGGAG ATATTTTGAGTTAGTACCTTGGAAAAAATCCATTCTGTCCGCCCCAATTATCGGAGAAGCTACTTTATCATAG
- the LOC102623309 gene encoding probable sodium/metabolite cotransporter BASS3, chloroplastic isoform X1 — protein sequence MAYLLNVTPPKLCIQKRNTALHSFRCSSILKPQKSVKANGGLCTLACSTSPFVGRVGLQRREGNVSLLSFGINAGSVAVVARNDSSQVLSAMLPFVVALTAVAALAQPSTFTWVSKELYAPALGGIMLSIGIRLSIEDFALAFKRPLPLSVGFVAQYIIKPILGVLIAKAFGIPQIFYAGFVLTACVSGAQLSSYASFLSKGDVAVSILLSSSTTIASVLITPLLTGLLIGSVIPVDAVAMSKSILQVVLVPVALGLGLNTYAKPVVSFLRPVMPFVAMICTSLCIGSPLAINRSQILSIEGLQLVLPVLTFHAVAFAVGYWVSKIPSWRQGEEVSRTISLCTGMQSSTLAGLLATQFLGSSQAVPPACSVIAMAIMGLCLASFWGSGSRIRDLTNILNWHSSSAANT from the exons ATGGcctatttattaaatgtcaCACCACCAAAACTGTGCATACAGAAAAGGAACACCGCTTTACATTCATTTCGTTGCAGTTCAATTTTGAAGCCTCAAAAGAGCGTAAAAGCAAATGGCGGGTTGTGTACGCTGGCATGCTCAACGTCGCCGTTTGTGGGAAGAGTCGGGTTGCAAAGAAGAGAAGGCAATGTTTCGTTGCTTTCGTTTGGGATAAACGCCGGTTCTGTCGCTGTCGTGGCGAGGAATGATTCGTCTCAGGTTTTGTCCGCAATGCTTCCTTTTGTTGTTGCTCTCACCGCTGTCGCGGCTCTTGCTCAACCTTCAACTTTTACTTG GGTATCAAAGGAATTGTATGCCCCAGCTTTAGGTGGCATCATGTTGTCTATTGGAATTAGGCTTTCTATTGAAGATTTTGCTCTCGCATTTAAAAg GCCTTTACCACTGTCTGTGGGGTTTGTCGCTCAGTATATAATTAAACCAATCCTCGGGGTGCTAATTGCAAAGGCATTTGGGATCCCTCAGATATTTTATGCAGGTTTTGTCCTCACAGCTTGTGTTTCAGGGGCTCAGCTCTCTAGTTATGCCAGCTTTTTGAGTAAAGGAGATGTGGCTGTAAGCATTCTCCTCAGCAGTTCTACAACCATTGCTTCTGTCCTCATCACACCTCTTTTAACTGGCCTTCTTATTGGGTCTGTTATTCCAGTTGATGCTGTTGCCATGTCCAAGTCAATATTGCAG GTTGTTTTAGTTCCAGTTGCTCTTGGCCTTGGACTCAATACTTATGCAAAGCCAGTTGTGTCTTTTCTTCGACCTGTGATGCCATTTGTTGCTATGATATGTACCTCATTGTGTATTGGTAGCCCTCTTGCAATCAACCGGAGTCAGATTCTATCCATTGAGGGTCTTCAATTGGTTCTTCCAGTATTGACATTTCATGCAGTAGCGTTTGCTGTGGGATATTGGGTCTCCAAAATTCCATCTTGGAG GCAAGGAGAAGAAGTCAGCCGGACAATCTCGCTGTGCACAGGAATGCAAAGTTCCACCTTAGCTGGTCTTCTTGCCACTCAGTTTCTTGGAAGCAGTCAAGCAGTTCCACCAGCATGCTCAGTGATTGCAATGGCTATCATGGGTCTTTGCCTTGCCTCTTTCTGGGGCAGTGGTTCTCGAATCCGGGACTTAACGAACATACTCAACTGGCACAGTAGCTCTGCCGCGAACACTTAA
- the LOC102623608 gene encoding probable carboxylesterase 13, producing the protein MDSTNASSEVANDFSPLIKVHKDDKVERLRGTDIVPPSLDPKTNVDSKDVVYSPENNLSARLYLPKNTNQNQKLPLLVYFHGGGFCIETAFSPTYHNYLNDLVSEANIIAVSVDYRRAPEHPLPIAYEDSWDAVKWVASHVDGNGPEDWLNRNADFERVFYSGDSAGANIAHHMAIRNGREIIDGFNVVGIVLIHPYFWGVEPVGSEPTDVKIRAGTERFWRFTCPSTSGLDDPWVNPCADG; encoded by the coding sequence ATGGATTCCACCAACGCATCATCAGAAGTCGCCAATGACTTCTCTCCTTTGATAAAAGTACACAAAGACGACAAAGTAGAAAGGCTTAGGGGCACCGATATCGTTCCCCCATCACTTGATCCCAAAACAAATGTTGATTCCAAAGACGTTGTGTATTCTcctgaaaataatttatctgcTCGGCTTTACCTCCCGAAAAacacaaatcaaaaccaaaaactcccccttcttgtttattttcacGGCGGAGGTTTTTGCATCGAGACTGCTTTTTCACCAACTTACCATAATTACCTCAACGACTTGGTCTCTGAAGCTAACATCATCGCAGTCTCGGTCGACTACCGAAGAGCCCCAGAGCATCCCCTTCCTATCGCTTATGAAGATTCATGGGACGCAGTCAAATGGGTTGCTTCCCATGTTGACGGAAATGGCCCCGAAGATTGGCTCAACCGTAATGCTGATTTTGAGCGAGTGTTTTACTCTGGGGACAGCGCTGGTGCTAATATTGCTCATCACATGGCAATAAGAAACGGTCGAGAAATTATCGACGGCTTTAATGTTGTTGGTATTGTCTTGATTCATCCATACTTTTGGGGTGTTGAGCCTGTTGGTTCCGAGCCTACTGATGTTAAAATAAGAGCTGGAACGGAGAGATTTTGGCGATTTACTTGTCCAAGCACAAGCGGGCTCGATGATCCGTGGGTTAATCCGTGTGCCGACGGTTAA